From the genome of Poecile atricapillus isolate bPoeAtr1 chromosome 23, bPoeAtr1.hap1, whole genome shotgun sequence, one region includes:
- the LOC131587615 gene encoding green-sensitive opsin: protein MNGTEGINFYVPMSNKTGVVRSPFEYPQYYLAEPWKYRLVCCYIFFLISTGFPINFLTLLVTFKHKKLRQPLNYILVNLAVADLCMACFGFTVTFYTAWNGYFVFGPIGCAVEGFFATLGGQVALWSLVVLAIERYIVICKPMGNFRFSASHAMMGIAFTWVMAISCAAPPLFGWSRYIPEGMQCSCGPDYYTHNPDFHNESYVLYMFVIHFIIPVVIIFFSYGRLVCKVREAAAQQQESATTQKAEKEVTRMVILMVLGFMLAWTPYAVVAFWIFTNKGADFTATLMAVPAFFSKSSSLYNPIIYVLMNKQFRNCMITTICCGKNPFGDEDTSSAVSQSKTEVSSVSSSQVSPA, encoded by the exons ATGAACGGGACGGAGGGGATCAATTTTTATGTGCCTATGTCCAACAAGACGGGGGTGGTGCGGAGCCCCTTCGAGTACCCGCAGTACTACCTGGCCGAGCCCTGGAAATACCGCCTCGTGTGCTGCTACATCTTCTTCCTCATCTCCACCGGCTTCCCCATCAACTTCCTCACCCTCCTGGTCACCTTCAAGCACAAGAAGCTCCGGCAGCCCCTCAATTACATCCTGGTCAACCTGGCAGTGGCTGACCTGTGCATGGCCTGCTTTGGCTTCACCGTCACCTTCTACACCGCCTGGAATGGCTACTTCGTGTTCGGCCCCATCGGCTGTGCTGTGGAGGGATTCTTTGCCACGCTGGGAG GCCAGGTTGCGCTGTGGTCGTTGGTTGTCCTGGCCATCGAGCGCTACATCGTCATCTGCAAGCCCATGGGCAACTTCCGCTTCTCTGCCAGCCATGCCATGATGGGCATCGCGTTCACCTGGGTCATGGCCATCTCCTGCGCTGCCCCGCCACTCTTTGGCTGGTCCAG GTACATCCCGGAGGGGATGCAGTGCTCCTGCGGGCCTGACTACTACACCCACAACCCTGACTTTCACAACGAGTCCTACGTGCTCTACATGTTCGTCATCCACTTCATCATCCCCGTCGTCATCATCTTCTTCTCCTACGGGCGCCTCGTTTGCAAAGTCCGGGAG gcagctgcccagcagcaggaatcGGCCACGACCCAGAAGGCGGAGAAGGAGGTAACGCGGATGGTGATCCTCATGGTGCTGGGCTTCATGCTGGCCTGGACGCCCTACGCCGTGGTGGCGTTCTGGATCTTCACCAACAAGGGCGCCGACTTCACAGCCACGCTGATGGCAGTGCCTGCCTTCTTCTCCAAGAGCTCCTCCCTCTACAACCCCATCATCTACGTGCTCATGAACAAACAG ttCCGTAACTGCATGATCACCACGATCTGCTGCGGCAAGAACCCCTTTGGGGATGAAGACACCTCCTCTGCCGTATCCCAGAGCAAGACCGAGGtctcctctgtctcctccaGCCAAGTATCACCCGCATAG
- the LOC131587614 gene encoding promotilin-like isoform X2 has product MVSRKVVASLLLVSLLSVLAEQTQGFMPFFTQSDFQKMQLQEKERNKAGQKKSLSSLQQLEEEGFSEQSGVDVNAAKTLQASPVRAWLTPRQLEKYQDVLEKLLAELLQDTPDAD; this is encoded by the exons ATGGTTTCGAGGAAGGTGGTGGCCAGTTTGCTgctggtgtccctgctgtcTGTGCTGGCTGAGCAAACCCAAGGCTTCATGCCCTTTTTCACCCAGAGCGACTTCCAGAAAATGCAG ctgcaggaaaaggagaggaacaAGGCAGGGCAGAAGAAGTCCCTGAgctcactgcagcagctggaggaggaaggTTTCTCTGAGCAATCTGGCGTGGATGTCAATGCAGCCAAGACCCTCCAG GCCTCTCCTGTCAGAGCTTGGCTCACCCCAAGGCAACTGGAAAAATACCAAGATGTCCTGGAGAaactgctggcagagctgttaCAGGACACCCCAGACG CTGACTGA
- the LOC131587614 gene encoding promotilin-like isoform X1: MVSRKVVASLLLVSLLSVLAEQTQGFMPFFTQSDFQKMQLQEKERNKAGQKKSLSSLQQLEEEGFSEQSGVDVNAAKTLQQASPVRAWLTPRQLEKYQDVLEKLLAELLQDTPDAD; the protein is encoded by the exons ATGGTTTCGAGGAAGGTGGTGGCCAGTTTGCTgctggtgtccctgctgtcTGTGCTGGCTGAGCAAACCCAAGGCTTCATGCCCTTTTTCACCCAGAGCGACTTCCAGAAAATGCAG ctgcaggaaaaggagaggaacaAGGCAGGGCAGAAGAAGTCCCTGAgctcactgcagcagctggaggaggaaggTTTCTCTGAGCAATCTGGCGTGGATGTCAATGCAGCCAAGACCCTCCAG CAGGCCTCTCCTGTCAGAGCTTGGCTCACCCCAAGGCAACTGGAAAAATACCAAGATGTCCTGGAGAaactgctggcagagctgttaCAGGACACCCCAGACG CTGACTGA